Proteins from one Mycobacterium adipatum genomic window:
- a CDS encoding DUF4333 domain-containing protein, with the protein MRIAVSIVLAALAMVVSGCGSTIKPEGAAQSVTDLVSKETGFTPKDVACPDGVKAEAGTEFECTFTGPDGDYVAEVRVTKVEGENVEFYIRSKLKDS; encoded by the coding sequence ATGCGTATCGCCGTCTCGATCGTTCTTGCCGCGCTGGCCATGGTCGTCAGCGGGTGCGGGTCCACCATCAAACCCGAGGGTGCCGCACAGTCGGTGACCGATCTGGTCTCCAAGGAGACCGGATTCACCCCGAAGGACGTCGCCTGCCCGGACGGGGTCAAGGCCGAGGCGGGCACCGAATTCGAGTGCACGTTCACCGGACCGGACGGCGACTACGTCGCCGAGGTCCGGGTTACCAAGGTGGAGGGGGAGAACGTCGAGTTCTACATTCGGTCCAAGTTGAAGGACAGCTGA
- a CDS encoding RelA/SpoT family protein has translation MADEPGTGQAIASVPAGDASSQDTSKISASRRVRARLARRMTSQRSLVNPVLEPLVAVHRQFHPKADLAILQRAYDVAEERHADQLRRSGDPYITHPLAVANILAELGMDTTTLVAALLHDTVEDTGYSLEALTDDFGSEVGHLVDGVTKLDKVALGSAAEGETIRKMIIAMARDPRVLVIKVADRLHNMRTMRFLPPEKQARKARETLEVIAPLAHRLGMATVKWELEDLSFAILHPKRYEEIVRLVADRAPSRDTYLARVRAEIGSSLAAMKINATVEGRPKHYWSIYQKMIVKGRDFDDIHDLVGVRILCHDMRDCYAAVGVVHSLWQPMAGRFKDYIAQPRYGVYQSLHTTVIGPEGKPLEVQIRTNEMHDTAEFGIAAHWRYKEAKGRNGLPPGGASAEIDEMAWMRQLLDWQREAADPGEFLESLRYDLAVQEIFVFTPKGDVVTLPTGSTPVDFAYAVHTEVGHRCIGARVNHRLVALERKLENGDQVEVFTSKAANAGPSRDWQTFVVSPRAKAKIRQWFAKERREEALEAGKDAIVKEVRRGGLPLQRLMNGDSMSALARELHYADVSALYTAVGEGHTSARHVVQRLLAQLGGDEEAEDEIAERSTPATMPVRQRTSDDVGVSVPGAVGVLTKLAKCCTPVPGDVIMGFVTRGGGVSVHRTDCTNAESLQEQSERIIEVHWAPSPSSVFLVAIQVEALDRHRLLSDVTRVLADEKVNILSASVTTSNDRVAISRFTFEMGDPKHLGHVLNVVRNVEGVYDVYRVTSAA, from the coding sequence ATGGCCGACGAACCCGGCACCGGGCAGGCCATCGCGTCCGTGCCCGCAGGGGATGCCAGCTCGCAGGACACCTCGAAGATCAGTGCCTCACGTCGCGTGCGGGCGCGCCTCGCCCGGCGGATGACCTCCCAGCGCAGCCTGGTGAACCCGGTGCTCGAACCGCTGGTCGCCGTGCACCGACAGTTCCATCCCAAGGCCGACCTGGCCATTCTGCAGCGGGCCTACGATGTCGCCGAGGAGCGCCACGCCGATCAGCTGCGCCGTTCGGGTGACCCCTACATCACCCATCCGCTGGCGGTCGCCAATATCCTCGCCGAGCTCGGCATGGACACCACCACCCTGGTCGCCGCGCTGCTGCACGACACCGTCGAGGACACCGGCTACTCGCTGGAGGCGCTGACCGACGATTTCGGCAGCGAGGTCGGTCATCTCGTCGACGGGGTGACCAAACTCGACAAGGTGGCCTTGGGCAGCGCCGCCGAGGGCGAGACCATCCGCAAGATGATCATCGCGATGGCACGTGACCCCCGGGTGCTCGTCATCAAGGTCGCCGACCGGCTGCACAACATGCGCACCATGCGGTTCCTGCCGCCGGAAAAACAGGCCCGCAAGGCCCGCGAGACGCTGGAAGTGATTGCGCCGCTGGCGCATCGGCTCGGCATGGCGACGGTGAAATGGGAGCTGGAGGACCTGTCGTTTGCCATCCTGCACCCCAAGCGCTACGAGGAGATCGTGCGCCTGGTGGCCGACCGAGCTCCGTCGCGGGACACCTACCTGGCCCGGGTGCGGGCCGAGATCGGTTCCTCGCTGGCCGCCATGAAGATCAACGCCACGGTGGAGGGCAGGCCCAAACACTACTGGTCGATCTATCAGAAGATGATCGTCAAAGGCCGCGATTTCGACGATATCCACGACCTGGTGGGTGTGCGAATCCTGTGCCACGACATGCGGGACTGTTATGCGGCCGTCGGCGTGGTGCACTCGCTGTGGCAGCCGATGGCGGGCCGCTTCAAGGACTACATCGCCCAGCCGCGGTACGGCGTCTACCAGTCCCTGCACACCACGGTGATCGGCCCGGAGGGCAAACCGCTGGAGGTGCAGATCCGCACCAACGAGATGCACGACACCGCCGAATTCGGTATCGCCGCGCACTGGCGCTACAAGGAAGCCAAGGGGCGCAACGGGTTACCGCCAGGAGGCGCCTCCGCCGAGATCGACGAGATGGCCTGGATGCGTCAGCTGCTGGACTGGCAGCGGGAGGCCGCCGACCCCGGGGAGTTCCTGGAATCACTGCGCTACGACCTCGCCGTGCAGGAGATCTTCGTCTTCACCCCCAAGGGCGATGTCGTCACACTGCCCACCGGGTCCACCCCGGTGGACTTCGCCTACGCCGTGCACACCGAGGTCGGACACCGCTGTATCGGTGCCCGGGTGAACCACCGGTTGGTGGCGCTGGAGCGCAAGCTCGAAAACGGGGACCAGGTCGAGGTTTTCACCTCCAAGGCCGCCAATGCGGGCCCGTCGCGGGACTGGCAGACCTTCGTGGTGTCCCCGCGCGCCAAGGCCAAGATCCGGCAGTGGTTCGCCAAGGAACGCCGCGAGGAGGCCCTGGAAGCCGGTAAGGACGCCATCGTCAAGGAGGTTCGCCGCGGCGGACTGCCGTTGCAGCGCTTGATGAATGGCGATTCGATGAGCGCGCTGGCACGCGAACTGCACTATGCCGACGTCTCCGCGCTCTACACCGCGGTCGGTGAGGGGCACACCTCGGCCCGGCATGTGGTGCAGCGCCTGCTGGCCCAGCTCGGCGGCGACGAGGAGGCCGAGGACGAGATCGCCGAACGATCCACGCCCGCGACCATGCCGGTGCGTCAGCGCACCAGCGATGACGTCGGGGTGTCGGTGCCGGGTGCGGTCGGCGTGCTGACCAAGCTCGCCAAATGCTGCACCCCGGTGCCCGGTGACGTCATCATGGGCTTCGTGACCCGCGGTGGCGGCGTCAGTGTGCACCGTACCGACTGCACGAACGCGGAATCGTTGCAGGAGCAGTCCGAACGGATCATCGAGGTGCATTGGGCCCCGTCGCCGTCCTCGGTGTTCCTGGTGGCGATTCAGGTGGAGGCGCTGGACCGGCATCGGCTGCTCTCCGATGTGACCCGCGTGCTGGCCGACGAGAAGGTCAACATCCTGTCGGCGTCGGTGACCACCTCCAACGACCGTGTGGCGATCAGCCGATTCACCTTCGAGATGGGCGACCCGAAGCATTTGGGGCATGTGCTGAACGTGGTGCGCAATGTCGAGGGTGTCTATGACGTGTATCGGGTGACATCGGCGGCGTGA
- a CDS encoding adenine phosphoribosyltransferase has protein sequence MTDIRREAATLIDALTRHVADFPIPGVEFKDLTPVLADPRGLAVVTDALAEAADGVDLIAGVDARGFLLGAAVALKMGTGVLAVRKGGKLPPPVHTVRYDLEYGSATLEIPADGIDLAGRNVLVIDDVLATGGTLAAAAQLLVNSGARVAGAAVVLELTALNGRAAVQPLQVTSLITD, from the coding sequence GTGACTGACATCAGGCGCGAAGCCGCCACGCTCATCGATGCCCTTACCCGCCACGTCGCCGATTTCCCGATCCCCGGCGTCGAGTTCAAAGACCTCACCCCGGTGTTGGCCGACCCGCGCGGTCTGGCCGTGGTGACCGACGCGCTGGCCGAGGCCGCCGACGGGGTGGACCTGATCGCCGGGGTGGACGCCCGTGGGTTCCTGCTGGGTGCCGCCGTCGCGCTCAAGATGGGCACCGGGGTGCTCGCCGTCCGCAAGGGCGGCAAGCTGCCGCCGCCGGTGCACACGGTGCGATACGACCTCGAATACGGGTCGGCGACCCTGGAGATCCCGGCCGACGGTATCGATCTGGCCGGTCGCAACGTTCTTGTCATCGATGACGTACTGGCGACCGGCGGCACCCTGGCCGCCGCCGCGCAGCTGCTGGTCAACAGCGGTGCCCGGGTGGCGGGCGCGGCGGTGGTGCTCGAACTGACCGCGCTGAACGGGCGCGCCGCGGTGCAACCACTGCAGGTCACCAGCCTCATCACCGACTGA
- a CDS encoding ABC transporter substrate-binding protein codes for MSRRVIRRTGTAAAALSLSVALVSAGCSSGSDGAIDYAVDGALFTYNTNSVAGAASGGPQAFARVLTGFTYRGPDGQIVSDRDYGTVSVVGRAPLVLDYEINAAAVYSDGKPITCDDMVLTWAAQSGRFPAFDAASTAGYRDIATIDCVPGQKKARVSFAQDRAVADYGQLFGATAMLPSHVLADELGLGDGGVTTAVQTSDVGALDRIARAWNSTWDLTTDTDLKGLPSSGPYKVDSVTGDGAVVLVANDKWWGAKPAAARVTVWPRGADIQDRINSGSFDVVDISAGSAGTLNLPAGYSRTDTPSAGIEQLIYSAQGPMAAPPARRALSLCTPRDTIARNAQVPIANARLSPTTEDAVSAAESAGEAGQFGVANIEGARQALGNQPLTVRIGYQSPNPRLAATVGAIASACAAAGITVTEAAGESVGPLSLRDNTIDVLIASTGGAPGSGSTGSSALDAYDLHTGNGNNLAGYSNERIDGIIDALVVTADPKEQARLLGESGPILWADVPTLPLYRQQRTLLTAKQVGAVSSNPTRWGAGWNMDRWSLT; via the coding sequence ATGTCCCGGCGCGTGATCCGGCGGACCGGTACGGCGGCGGCCGCGTTGTCGCTGTCGGTGGCCCTGGTATCGGCGGGCTGCTCGTCCGGGTCCGACGGGGCCATCGACTACGCCGTCGACGGAGCACTGTTCACCTACAACACCAACTCGGTGGCCGGCGCCGCCTCCGGTGGTCCGCAGGCGTTCGCCAGGGTGCTCACCGGTTTCACCTACCGCGGACCCGACGGCCAGATCGTCAGCGACCGCGACTACGGCACGGTTTCGGTGGTCGGCCGCGCCCCGCTGGTGCTCGACTACGAAATCAACGCCGCTGCCGTCTACTCCGACGGCAAACCGATCACCTGCGATGACATGGTGCTGACCTGGGCGGCCCAGTCCGGCCGATTCCCGGCCTTCGACGCGGCCAGCACCGCCGGCTACCGCGATATCGCCACGATCGACTGTGTTCCCGGTCAGAAGAAGGCCCGGGTGTCCTTCGCGCAGGACCGCGCCGTCGCCGACTACGGCCAGCTGTTCGGGGCGACGGCGATGCTGCCCTCGCATGTGCTGGCCGACGAGCTGGGCCTCGGCGACGGCGGGGTGACCACCGCCGTGCAGACCAGCGATGTGGGCGCCCTGGACCGGATCGCGCGGGCCTGGAATTCGACCTGGGATCTGACCACGGACACCGACCTCAAAGGGCTCCCGTCCTCGGGTCCCTACAAGGTGGACTCGGTCACCGGGGACGGCGCGGTGGTGCTGGTGGCCAACGACAAGTGGTGGGGTGCCAAGCCGGCCGCCGCGCGGGTGACGGTGTGGCCTCGCGGCGCCGACATCCAGGACCGGATCAACAGCGGGTCCTTCGATGTTGTCGACATCTCGGCCGGATCGGCGGGCACCCTCAACCTGCCGGCCGGCTACTCGCGCACCGACACCCCGTCGGCGGGAATCGAGCAACTGATCTATTCGGCGCAGGGGCCGATGGCCGCGCCGCCGGCGCGGCGCGCCCTGTCGCTGTGCACCCCGCGGGACACCATCGCGCGCAACGCGCAGGTGCCGATCGCCAACGCCCGGCTCAGCCCGACCACCGAGGACGCCGTCTCGGCCGCCGAAAGTGCGGGCGAGGCGGGGCAGTTCGGCGTCGCGAACATCGAGGGGGCGCGGCAGGCCCTGGGCAACCAGCCACTCACCGTCCGGATCGGTTACCAGAGCCCCAACCCGCGACTGGCCGCCACCGTCGGCGCCATCGCCTCGGCCTGTGCCGCCGCGGGCATCACCGTCACCGAGGCCGCCGGCGAGTCCGTCGGACCACTGAGCCTGCGGGACAACACGATCGACGTGCTCATCGCGAGCACCGGTGGCGCCCCGGGCAGCGGCTCGACCGGATCCTCGGCCTTGGACGCCTACGACCTGCACACCGGCAACGGCAACAATCTGGCCGGGTACAGCAACGAACGCATCGACGGCATCATCGACGCGCTGGTGGTGACGGCCGACCCCAAGGAGCAGGCGCGGCTGCTGGGGGAGAGCGGACCGATCCTGTGGGCGGACGTTCCGACGCTGCCGCTGTACCGCCAGCAGCGCACCTTGCTGACCGCCAAGCAGGTCGGCGCCGTGAGCAGTAACCCGACTCGATGGGGAGCGGGCTGGAACATGGACCGTTGGTCCCTGACGTGA
- the secF gene encoding protein translocase subunit SecF yields the protein MSAKHSSAETAVSETGAAGAPRHGFFVRLYTGTGAFEVIGKRKLWYAVSGVIVGISILAMLLRGFTFGIDFEGGTKVSMPVDGAKAQATTQQVETVFNEAMGKPPETVVIVGNGPSATVQIRTETLTNDETEKLRVALFDAFAPKGSNGEPSKQAISDSAVSSTWGGQITQKALIALVVFLVLVTIYITVRYERYMAIAALAALFFDLIVTAGVYALVGFEVSPATVIGLLTILGFSLYDTVIVFDKVEENTDGFEHTTRRTFAEQANLAVNQTFMRSINTSLISALPIIALMVIAVWLLGVGTLQDLALVQLVGVLVGTYSSIYFATPLLVSLRERTELVSKHTKRVLRRRAAAAAKTGAEAETDDEPAADIAEEAVSASAAAPAAPAPDKPAPGARPNRPTRPSGKRRT from the coding sequence ATGTCGGCCAAACATTCCTCCGCAGAGACCGCGGTGTCCGAGACCGGCGCCGCCGGGGCGCCGCGGCACGGCTTCTTCGTGCGCCTCTACACCGGCACCGGCGCCTTCGAGGTCATCGGTAAGCGCAAGCTCTGGTACGCCGTCAGCGGCGTCATCGTCGGCATCTCGATCCTGGCGATGCTGTTGCGCGGGTTCACCTTCGGCATCGACTTCGAGGGCGGCACCAAGGTTTCGATGCCGGTCGACGGCGCCAAGGCGCAGGCCACCACGCAGCAGGTCGAGACGGTCTTCAACGAGGCGATGGGCAAGCCTCCCGAGACGGTGGTGATCGTCGGCAACGGACCGTCGGCGACCGTGCAGATCCGCACCGAGACGCTGACGAACGACGAGACCGAGAAGCTGCGGGTGGCGCTGTTCGACGCCTTCGCGCCCAAGGGCTCCAACGGCGAGCCCAGCAAGCAGGCCATCAGTGACTCGGCGGTGTCCTCGACCTGGGGCGGCCAGATCACCCAGAAGGCGCTCATCGCGCTGGTGGTGTTCCTGGTGCTCGTCACCATCTACATCACCGTGCGCTACGAGCGCTATATGGCGATCGCCGCGCTGGCGGCACTGTTCTTCGACCTGATCGTCACCGCCGGGGTGTACGCCCTGGTGGGCTTCGAAGTGTCCCCGGCCACCGTGATCGGGCTGCTGACCATTCTGGGATTCTCGCTTTACGACACCGTCATCGTGTTCGACAAGGTGGAGGAGAACACCGACGGTTTCGAGCACACCACCCGCCGGACGTTCGCCGAACAGGCCAACCTGGCCGTCAACCAGACGTTCATGCGCTCCATCAACACCAGCCTCATCTCGGCGCTGCCGATCATCGCGCTGATGGTCATCGCGGTCTGGCTGCTCGGCGTGGGCACGTTGCAGGATCTGGCGTTGGTGCAGCTGGTCGGCGTGCTCGTCGGTACCTACTCCTCGATCTACTTCGCCACCCCGCTGCTGGTGAGCCTGCGGGAACGCACCGAGCTGGTCAGCAAGCACACCAAGCGGGTGCTGCGCCGCCGCGCGGCCGCCGCCGCCAAGACGGGTGCCGAGGCCGAGACCGACGACGAACCCGCTGCCGATATCGCCGAGGAGGCGGTGAGCGCCAGCGCCGCCGCGCCCGCGGCCCCGGCACCGGACAAGCCCGCACCCGGTGCGCGCCCGAACCGGCCCACTCGACCGTCGGGCAAACGGCGGACCTAA
- the secD gene encoding protein translocase subunit SecD, translated as MASSSAPVHPARYLTLFLVLLIGVYLLVFLTGDKKAEPKLGIDLQGGTRVTLTARTPDGSKPSRESLLQAQEIISSRVDGLGVSGSEVIIDGDNLVITVPGDDGSEARSLGQTARLYIRPVIHAMPAQAPGDPAAQAPPGGAPGLPGLAPGGDPGAPPLIAPAEPEAPIRTPGDPATGGGAPAAPVPPASQPRPYPLEPAPTPAPTPAPAPGQPQAPPGAPDEEADLAQRIADEKQLRQSTDQSIQLLALQFQATRCNEEDVLAGNDDPNLPLVTCSVDHNTVYLLDKSIMSGEEIKTAGSGLDQQRGDYVVDVEFKSAGSKIWADFTAANVGTQTAFTLDSQVVSAPEIQEAIPGGRTQITGQFTDSSARELANVLKYGSLPLSFESSEAETVSATLGLTSLKAGLIAGAVGLALVLVYALLYYRVLGLLTALSLILAGAMAYALLVLLGRYINYTLDLAGIAGLIIGIGTTADSFVVFFERIKDEIREGRSYRSAVPRGWARARKTILSGNAVTFLAAAVLYFLAVGQVKGFAFTLGLTTILDVLVVFLVTWPLVYLSSKSATLAKPAFNGLGAVQQIARERRAVHSTGRG; from the coding sequence GTGGCTTCGTCTTCGGCGCCGGTCCACCCTGCCCGCTACCTGACGCTCTTCCTGGTGCTCCTCATCGGTGTCTACCTGCTGGTCTTCCTGACCGGAGACAAAAAGGCCGAACCGAAGCTGGGCATCGACCTGCAGGGCGGCACCCGTGTCACCCTCACCGCACGCACCCCGGACGGGTCGAAGCCGTCCCGGGAATCGTTGTTGCAGGCACAGGAGATCATCAGCTCGCGCGTGGACGGGCTCGGCGTCTCGGGCTCGGAAGTCATCATCGACGGCGACAACCTGGTCATCACCGTTCCCGGCGATGACGGCTCGGAGGCTCGCAGCCTCGGTCAGACCGCGCGGCTCTACATCCGCCCGGTCATCCACGCCATGCCCGCGCAGGCGCCCGGAGACCCGGCCGCCCAGGCGCCACCCGGAGGGGCACCCGGATTGCCCGGGCTGGCGCCCGGCGGCGACCCCGGAGCGCCGCCGCTGATCGCGCCGGCCGAACCCGAAGCCCCCATCCGTACCCCCGGCGATCCCGCCACCGGTGGCGGTGCGCCGGCTGCGCCCGTGCCGCCCGCCTCGCAACCGCGGCCCTACCCGCTGGAGCCGGCTCCGACCCCGGCCCCCACGCCGGCACCCGCCCCCGGCCAGCCCCAAGCCCCTCCCGGCGCGCCGGACGAGGAGGCCGACCTGGCCCAGCGCATCGCCGACGAGAAACAGCTGCGGCAGAGCACCGACCAGAGCATTCAGCTGCTGGCCCTGCAGTTCCAGGCCACTCGCTGCAACGAGGAGGATGTGCTCGCCGGCAACGACGACCCCAACCTGCCGTTGGTCACCTGCTCGGTGGACCACAACACCGTGTACCTGCTCGACAAGTCGATCATGAGCGGTGAGGAGATCAAGACCGCCGGATCCGGACTGGACCAGCAGCGCGGCGATTACGTCGTCGATGTCGAGTTCAAGAGCGCCGGCTCCAAGATCTGGGCCGATTTCACCGCGGCGAACGTCGGTACCCAGACCGCCTTCACGCTGGACTCGCAGGTGGTCAGCGCCCCGGAGATCCAGGAGGCGATCCCCGGCGGACGCACCCAGATCACCGGGCAGTTCACCGACTCCTCGGCGCGCGAGCTCGCCAACGTGCTCAAGTACGGTTCGCTGCCGCTGTCCTTCGAGTCGTCGGAAGCCGAAACCGTCTCGGCCACACTGGGTTTGACCTCACTCAAGGCGGGCCTGATCGCGGGCGCGGTCGGCCTGGCGCTGGTGCTGGTCTACGCGCTGCTCTACTACCGGGTGCTCGGATTGCTGACCGCGCTGTCGCTGATCCTGGCCGGTGCGATGGCGTACGCGCTGCTGGTGTTGCTGGGTAGATACATCAACTACACCCTCGACCTGGCCGGTATCGCCGGTCTGATCATCGGTATCGGTACGACCGCCGACTCGTTCGTGGTGTTCTTCGAGCGGATCAAGGACGAGATCCGCGAGGGCCGGTCCTACCGCTCGGCGGTGCCGCGCGGCTGGGCCCGGGCCCGCAAGACCATCCTGTCCGGTAACGCCGTCACGTTCCTGGCCGCCGCGGTGCTCTACTTCCTGGCGGTCGGTCAGGTCAAGGGCTTCGCGTTCACGCTGGGCCTGACGACCATCCTGGACGTGCTGGTGGTGTTCCTGGTGACCTGGCCGCTGGTGTACCTGTCCTCCAAGTCGGCGACGCTGGCCAAGCCGGCGTTCAACGGGCTCGGGGCGGTCCAGCAGATCGCCCGGGAACGGCGCGCCGTGCACTCGACAGGACGGGGTTAG
- the yajC gene encoding preprotein translocase subunit YajC produces the protein MDLVVFLPLILIMGAFMFFASRRQKKAMHATIDLHESLTIGDRVHTTSGLQGTIAGITDDHVDLEIAPGVVTTWMKLAIRDRIEDADDDEYEDDETGNYEDSSGAVELTDRPAPKTDGN, from the coding sequence ATGGATCTCGTCGTATTCCTGCCCCTCATCCTCATCATGGGCGCTTTCATGTTCTTCGCGTCGCGCCGGCAGAAGAAGGCCATGCACGCCACCATCGACCTGCACGAGTCGCTGACCATCGGTGACCGCGTGCACACCACATCGGGTCTGCAGGGCACCATCGCCGGTATCACCGATGACCACGTCGACCTCGAGATCGCACCCGGCGTCGTCACCACCTGGATGAAACTGGCCATCCGGGACCGCATCGAGGACGCCGACGACGACGAGTACGAAGATGACGAAACCGGCAACTACGAAGACTCCTCCGGCGCCGTCGAGTTGACCGACCGGCCTGCTCCCAAGACTGACGGCAACTGA
- the gabT gene encoding 4-aminobutyrate--2-oxoglutarate transaminase: MTAVEQTRHLATAIPGPNSSALIDRKAAAVSRGVGTTMPVYAARAGGGIVEDVDGNRLIDLGSGIAVTTIGNAAPRVAAAVAAQAGEFTHTCFMVTPYEQYVAVCEHLNRLTPGTGDKRSALFNTGSEAVENAIKIARSYTRKQAVVAFDHAYHGRTNLTMALTAKSMPYKHGFGPFAPEIYRAPLSYPFRDAEFGKELATDGELAARRAISVIDKQVGADNLAAVIIEPIQGEGGFIVPAPGFLATLLAWCRDNDVVFIADEVQTGFARTGAMFACEHEGIEPDLIVTAKGIAGGLPLSAVTGRAEIMDAPHVSGLGGTYGGNPVACAAALATIETIEAEGLVARAAAIETLMKDRLHRLQADDDRIGDVRGRGAMIAVELVKSGGTEPDAELTKALCAAAHAEGVIVLSCGTYGNVLRFLPPLAISDDLLHEGLDVLEAALRHLS, translated from the coding sequence GTGACTGCCGTCGAACAGACTCGCCACCTCGCCACCGCCATCCCGGGACCGAACTCCTCGGCCCTGATCGACCGCAAGGCCGCCGCGGTGTCCCGCGGCGTCGGCACCACGATGCCGGTCTACGCGGCGCGCGCCGGCGGCGGCATCGTCGAGGATGTGGACGGCAACCGCCTCATCGACCTCGGCTCGGGTATCGCGGTGACCACCATCGGCAATGCCGCGCCCCGGGTCGCCGCCGCCGTGGCCGCGCAGGCCGGCGAGTTCACTCACACCTGTTTCATGGTCACCCCGTACGAGCAGTACGTCGCCGTCTGCGAACACCTCAACCGGCTGACCCCCGGTACCGGGGACAAACGTTCGGCGCTGTTCAACACCGGGTCCGAGGCCGTCGAGAACGCCATCAAGATCGCCCGCTCGTACACCCGCAAACAGGCGGTGGTGGCCTTCGACCACGCCTACCACGGCCGCACCAACCTCACCATGGCGCTGACCGCGAAGTCGATGCCCTACAAGCACGGCTTCGGCCCGTTCGCGCCGGAGATCTATCGGGCGCCGCTGTCGTATCCGTTCCGCGACGCCGAATTCGGCAAGGAGCTGGCCACCGACGGCGAGCTGGCCGCCCGGCGCGCGATCAGCGTGATCGACAAGCAGGTCGGTGCGGACAACCTGGCCGCCGTCATCATCGAACCGATCCAGGGTGAGGGCGGGTTCATCGTGCCCGCCCCCGGTTTCCTGGCCACCCTGCTGGCCTGGTGCCGGGACAACGACGTGGTGTTCATCGCCGACGAGGTACAGACCGGGTTCGCTCGCACCGGGGCGATGTTCGCCTGTGAGCACGAAGGGATCGAGCCCGACCTGATCGTCACCGCCAAGGGCATCGCCGGCGGTCTCCCGCTGTCGGCGGTCACCGGGCGCGCCGAGATCATGGATGCCCCGCACGTGTCCGGGCTGGGCGGCACCTACGGCGGCAACCCGGTCGCCTGCGCCGCCGCGCTGGCCACCATCGAGACCATCGAGGCCGAGGGGCTCGTGGCGCGGGCCGCCGCGATCGAAACCCTGATGAAGGACCGGCTGCACCGGCTGCAGGCCGATGACGACCGGATCGGTGATGTGCGCGGGCGCGGGGCGATGATCGCCGTCGAACTTGTCAAGTCCGGAGGCACCGAACCCGACGCCGAGCTGACGAAGGCGCTGTGCGCGGCCGCGCACGCGGAGGGTGTCATCGTGCTGTCCTGCGGCACTTACGGCAACGTGCTGCGCTTCCTGCCCCCGCTGGCGATCAGCGACGACCTGCTGCACGAGGGCCTCGACGTGTTGGAAGCCGCCCTGCGACACCTGTCCTGA
- a CDS encoding GGDEF domain-containing protein, translating to MDTIRRWWRQPDHYEWLSVYLESQQLRWPLQLIMATTVTAVGFVPLLLLWSPAVPDGWATYVIAVSATLLRWSMTVAWLIRWPSRRVSRIFALLSALCVSAANLTILDPQHGLLACAIFSAIGGLVAFTQNSPFLALVLAIGTATAVICGVRVAMMGDTALALSELLLILASILTVPMMGQVLVQLLGADAVNSDVDVLTGLHNRRGFYRAVAHRAGRIVRGRGMLGLVMVDLDCFKQVNDSLGHAAGDEVLKAVATVLRKAAGGDAVVARLGGEEFCIAATTSERHIRHLADRVCAEIGGLPDGVTASVGTAAIARLPSSQEALDDLLGTADRAMYAAKRAGGNRVCHASDVLQR from the coding sequence ATGGACACGATTCGCCGATGGTGGCGCCAACCGGACCACTATGAGTGGCTGTCGGTGTACCTGGAGTCCCAGCAGCTCCGCTGGCCGCTGCAACTGATCATGGCCACCACGGTCACGGCAGTCGGGTTCGTGCCGCTGCTCCTGCTGTGGAGCCCGGCGGTACCGGACGGCTGGGCGACGTATGTCATCGCGGTCTCGGCGACCTTGCTGCGCTGGAGCATGACGGTGGCCTGGCTGATCCGCTGGCCGTCGCGGCGGGTGTCGCGCATCTTCGCCCTGCTGTCCGCGCTGTGCGTCTCGGCCGCCAACCTGACCATCCTGGACCCGCAACACGGCCTGCTGGCGTGCGCCATCTTCTCGGCGATCGGCGGGCTGGTGGCCTTCACCCAGAACAGCCCGTTCCTGGCCCTGGTGCTGGCGATCGGGACCGCCACCGCGGTGATCTGCGGGGTACGGGTCGCCATGATGGGCGACACCGCCCTGGCGCTCAGCGAGCTGCTGCTGATCCTGGCCAGCATTCTCACCGTGCCGATGATGGGTCAGGTGCTGGTGCAGTTGTTGGGGGCCGACGCGGTGAACTCCGATGTCGATGTCCTCACCGGGCTGCACAACCGACGCGGGTTCTACCGCGCCGTGGCACACCGGGCCGGTCGCATCGTGCGCGGGCGCGGCATGCTGGGACTGGTGATGGTCGATCTGGACTGCTTCAAACAGGTCAATGACAGTCTGGGGCATGCGGCCGGCGATGAGGTGTTGAAAGCGGTCGCGACGGTGCTGCGCAAGGCCGCCGGCGGCGATGCGGTGGTGGCCCGCCTGGGCGGTGAGGAATTCTGTATCGCCGCCACCACCAGCGAGCGTCATATCCGCCACCTCGCCGACCGGGTGTGCGCCGAGATCGGCGGGCTGCCTGACGGTGTCACCGCCAGTGTGGGCACCGCCGCCATCGCGCGACTGCCGTCTTCCCAGGAGGCGCTGGACGATCTGCTGGGCACCGCCGACCGGGCGATGTATGCCGCCAAACGTGCCGGCGGCAATCGCGTCTGTCACGCCTCGGATGTGCTGCAGCGCTGA